A stretch of Canis lupus baileyi chromosome 7, mCanLup2.hap1, whole genome shotgun sequence DNA encodes these proteins:
- the ENPP4 gene encoding bis(5'-adenosyl)-triphosphatase ENPP4, whose amino-acid sequence MKLLVILLFSGLITGYRGNSSHSLPSKLLLVSFDGFRADYLQDYEFPHLQNFIKEGVLVEHVKNVFITKTFPNHYSIVTGLYEESHGIVANSMYDASTKKRFSDFDDKDPFWWNEAEPIWVTNQLQENRSSAAAMWPGTDVPIHNTTPSYFMNYSSSVSFEERLNNITMWLMNSNPPVTFATLYWEEPDASGHKYGPEDKENMYRVLKGIDDLIGELVHRLKVLGLWENLNVIITSDHGMTQCSKERLINLDLCIDNSSYTLVDLTPVAALLPKINITEVYNKLKVCDPHMNVYLKEEIPARFHYQHNDRIQPIILVADEGWTIVLNKSLSKLGDHGYDNSLSSMHPFLAAHGPAFHKGYKQSTINSVDIYPMMCHILGLKPHPNNGTFGHTKCLLVDQWCINLPEAIGIVIGALLVLTTLTCLIIIMQNRLSVPRPFSRLQLQEDDDDPLIE is encoded by the exons ATGAAGTTACTagtaatacttttattttctggacTTATAACTGGTTATAGAGGTAACTCTTCCCATAGCTTGCCATCCAAGTTACTACTGGTGTCCTTTGATGGTTTCAGAGCTGACTATCTACAGGACTATGAATTTCCTCATCTCCAGAATTTTATCAAAGAAGGAGTCCTGGTAGAgcatgttaaaaatgtttttatcacAAAAACATTTCCAAACCACTACAGTATTGTGACAGGCTTGTATGAAGAAAGCCATGGCATCGTGGCTAATTCCATGTATGATGCAAGCACAAAGAAACGTTTTTCTGACTTTGATGACAAGGATCCTTTTTGGTGGAATGAAGCAGAACCTATTTGGGTGACCAACCAGCTTCAGGAAAACAGATCAAGTGCTGCTGCTATGTGGCCTGGCACTGATGTACCCATTCACAATACCACACCTTCCTATTTTATGAATTATAGCTCTTCAGTGTCATTTGAGGAGAGACTAAATAACATTACCATGTGGCTGATGAATTCGAACCCACCGGTCACTTTTGCAACACTTTACTGGGAAGAACCAGATGCAAGTGGCCACAAATACGGACctgaagataaagaaaacatgtaCAGAGTGTTGAAAGGAATAGATGATCTCATTGGTGAGCTAGTCCACAGACTCAAGGTGCTAGGATTGTGGGAAAATCTCAACGTGATCATTACAAGTGATCATGGGATGACCCAGTGCTCAAAGGAGAGACTGATAAACTTGGATCTCTGCATTGATAATTCAAGCTACACTCTTGTAGATTTGACTCCAGTTGCTGCCCTACTTCCCAAGATAA atATCACGGAGGTTTATAACAAACTGAAAGTCTGTGACCCTCACATGAACGTTTATCTCAAAGAAGAGATTCCTGCCAGATTTCATTACCAACATAATGATCGAATTCAGCCTATTATTTTGGTTGCTGATGAAGGCTGGACAATTGTGTTAAATAAATCATTATCAAAAT tAGGTGACCATGGCTATGATAATTCTTTGTCTAGTATGCATCCATTTCTAGCTGCCCACGGTCCTGCATTTCACAAAGGCTACAAACAAAGCACAATTAACAGTGTGGATATTTATCCAATGATGTGCCACATCCTGGGATTAAAACCACATCCCAATAATGGAACCTTTGGTCATACGAAGTGTTTGTTAGTTGACCAGTGGTGCATTAATCTCCCAGAAGCCATCGGAATTGTTATTGGTGCGCTCTTGGTCTTAACCACACTAACATGCCTCATAATAATCATGCAGAATAGACTGTCTGTACCCCGTCCATTTTCCCGACTTCAGCTGCAAGAAGATGACGATGATCCTTTAATTGAGTAA